A window of Armatimonadota bacterium contains these coding sequences:
- a CDS encoding NAD(P)-dependent oxidoreductase, with protein sequence MARVGFVGLGVMGSPMAGHLLAAGHDLTVWNRTAAKAEQLAARGARVSSTLEELPANCDVVCLCVSKTEDVESCLSRMRGGAEKGTLFIDHSTIQPQATKRLHDEMADAGLRFLDAPITGGSKGATAGTLTIFCGGSAQEFEVAKPVLEAYGKNVALVGGPGKGQTMKMANQIAVAGSLLGLCESLAFAKKAGLDIAQTRELLAGGAAGSWAFDNYGQRILDGDWSPGFTVKNQRKDFGYCVETAAQIGASLPGTELVDRLLQKLEESGHGEWTTAALYEVLMELDGDS encoded by the coding sequence ATGGCTCGCGTTGGATTTGTGGGGCTCGGCGTGATGGGCAGCCCAATGGCCGGTCACCTCTTGGCGGCTGGCCACGACCTGACAGTTTGGAACCGCACCGCTGCCAAAGCCGAGCAACTGGCTGCGCGAGGCGCACGGGTTTCCTCAACGCTGGAGGAACTGCCGGCGAACTGCGACGTCGTCTGCCTTTGCGTGAGCAAGACAGAGGACGTCGAAAGCTGTCTTTCCAGAATGCGCGGAGGCGCTGAAAAGGGCACGCTGTTCATCGATCACAGCACAATTCAGCCGCAAGCGACGAAGCGGCTGCACGACGAGATGGCAGATGCCGGTCTACGGTTTCTGGACGCACCGATCACCGGCGGATCGAAGGGCGCAACGGCGGGCACGCTAACGATTTTCTGCGGCGGCAGCGCGCAAGAGTTTGAAGTCGCAAAGCCGGTTTTGGAGGCGTACGGCAAGAACGTCGCCCTGGTCGGCGGTCCGGGCAAGGGGCAAACGATGAAGATGGCCAACCAGATCGCCGTGGCAGGGTCGCTGCTCGGACTTTGCGAATCGCTTGCTTTCGCCAAGAAAGCAGGCTTAGACATAGCGCAAACGCGCGAGCTGCTCGCTGGCGGCGCGGCAGGCTCTTGGGCGTTCGACAACTACGGTCAGAGAATCCTTGATGGCGACTGGTCGCCGGGCTTCACGGTGAAAAATCAGCGCAAGGATTTTGGCTACTGCGTCGAGACGGCGGCACAGATCGGCGCTTCCCTGCCGGGTACGGAACTCGTCGATCGTCTTTTGCAAAAGCTAGAGGAGAGCGGACACGGGGAGTGGACGACCGCCGCGCTTTACGAAGTGCTCATGGAGCTTGACGGCGATTCAT
- a CDS encoding glutamate--tRNA ligase: MSVRVRFAPSPTGSPHVGNIRTALFNHLFAKHHGGVHILRIEDTDSARFVEGCEEEIIESLLYIGVEWQEGVGKGGPHGPYHQSERKERGIYKPIFDRLLESGHAYWAFETSEELKEMREYQQINKQPIGYYGGVWRDASGAKVEEARSAGLPGVVRLKIPRDETIVLNDAIRGRVEINSNLVDDPVLIKNDGMPTYHFAAMVDDHLMDITHVFRGEEWISSAPKHVTLFKSLGWDPPEFIHVPIIKGKDGSKLSKRHGDTACLDFRRAGYLTEAISNFIALIGWSPGGDREVMSMDEMAEAFTIEGIQPSPGVFDLDKLNWMNGHYIRAMDAGTLASMVRDYSSCDENQEYWAGREPDHQAAKGKPTPAENVDGMKLLVTVEDLDYVQGAITLEQERVANLAEFGPACKFFFVESPDMEQKAVDKWFKHDHVRALFDHLTTAFDGKKETSAEECESILRGFMESAGVEKFGPVVHPTRVALTGKTVGPGLFELMSLLGPARIVKRVERAKKLLP; the protein is encoded by the coding sequence ATGTCCGTCCGCGTCCGATTCGCACCTAGCCCGACCGGGAGCCCCCACGTCGGGAACATCCGGACCGCGCTCTTCAACCACCTTTTCGCCAAGCACCACGGGGGGGTCCACATCCTGCGCATCGAGGATACCGACAGCGCCCGGTTCGTCGAGGGGTGCGAAGAGGAGATCATCGAGAGCTTGCTGTACATCGGGGTCGAGTGGCAGGAGGGCGTCGGCAAGGGCGGCCCCCACGGCCCCTACCACCAGAGCGAGCGGAAGGAGAGGGGCATTTACAAGCCGATCTTCGACCGCCTGCTGGAGTCGGGCCACGCCTACTGGGCCTTCGAGACGTCCGAAGAGCTGAAGGAGATGCGCGAGTACCAGCAGATCAACAAACAGCCGATCGGCTACTACGGAGGCGTCTGGCGCGACGCCTCTGGCGCGAAAGTTGAGGAGGCACGGTCGGCCGGTCTGCCCGGCGTCGTCCGCCTGAAGATCCCGCGCGATGAGACGATCGTGCTGAACGACGCGATCCGTGGCCGCGTCGAGATCAACTCGAACCTCGTCGACGATCCGGTGCTCATCAAGAACGACGGCATGCCGACCTACCACTTCGCGGCGATGGTCGACGACCACCTGATGGACATCACGCACGTCTTCCGCGGCGAGGAGTGGATCAGCTCCGCGCCGAAGCACGTCACGCTCTTCAAGTCGCTCGGCTGGGATCCGCCCGAGTTCATCCACGTGCCGATCATCAAGGGCAAGGACGGCAGCAAGCTCAGCAAGCGGCACGGCGACACCGCGTGCCTCGACTTCCGGCGAGCCGGATATCTGACCGAGGCGATCTCGAACTTCATCGCGCTGATCGGCTGGTCCCCCGGCGGCGACCGCGAGGTGATGAGCATGGACGAGATGGCCGAGGCGTTCACCATCGAGGGCATACAGCCGTCGCCCGGCGTGTTCGACCTCGACAAGCTCAACTGGATGAACGGCCACTACATCCGTGCGATGGACGCGGGCACGCTGGCGAGCATGGTCCGCGACTACTCGTCGTGCGACGAGAACCAAGAGTACTGGGCTGGGCGCGAGCCCGACCACCAGGCAGCTAAGGGCAAACCGACGCCAGCCGAAAACGTCGATGGCATGAAGCTGCTGGTCACTGTAGAAGACCTCGACTACGTACAGGGGGCGATCACCCTGGAGCAAGAGCGAGTCGCCAACCTTGCCGAGTTCGGCCCAGCGTGCAAGTTCTTCTTCGTTGAAAGCCCTGACATGGAGCAGAAGGCGGTCGATAAGTGGTTCAAGCACGACCACGTTCGGGCTCTTTTCGATCACCTGACCACGGCTTTCGACGGCAAGAAGGAAACGTCCGCCGAAGAGTGCGAGTCGATCCTGCGCGGATTCATGGAGAGCGCAGGGGTCGAGAAGTTCGGCCCGGTCGTCCACCCGACCCGCGTCGCGCTCACAGGCAAGACCGTCGGCCCCGGCCTCTTCGAGTTGATGTCGCTCCTCGGGCCTGCGCGTATCGTCAAGCGCGTCGAGCGCGCCAAGAAGCTGCTGCCTTGA
- a CDS encoding DUF4339 domain-containing protein: protein MSEERTNPEWYYVGHYGQLGPLTLEQMCELATDGVIAPETYVWQAGMRDWEQALQVDDLRGYVGAEEPPATPPPSPGAGSRNPPPMPSATSAVPTGTVLATALPRQDWQYIQAHLPKSDRSRVVGGLLNFIPGVGRMYLGYAAHGVLQLFLAPCIIGCVWAWIDAIYILSGGLKLDGYGRRLDE from the coding sequence ATGAGTGAAGAGCGCACCAACCCGGAATGGTACTACGTAGGCCACTACGGACAGTTGGGGCCGCTGACGCTCGAGCAGATGTGCGAGCTTGCAACCGACGGTGTCATCGCGCCTGAAACGTACGTTTGGCAAGCAGGAATGAGGGACTGGGAACAAGCGCTACAAGTCGACGATCTTCGTGGCTACGTGGGTGCAGAGGAGCCACCGGCTACTCCTCCTCCGTCGCCTGGCGCAGGATCACGAAACCCACCACCGATGCCGTCAGCCACGTCGGCCGTGCCTACAGGCACGGTGCTGGCGACCGCCCTGCCCCGGCAAGATTGGCAGTACATTCAGGCCCACCTCCCCAAGAGCGACCGGAGTCGGGTTGTGGGTGGATTGCTCAATTTCATACCGGGAGTTGGCCGCATGTATCTCGGGTACGCGGCTCACGGCGTGCTACAGCTGTTCTTGGCGCCCTGCATTATCGGCTGCGTTTGGGCCTGGATCGACGCGATCTACATCCTTTCAGGCGGACTCAAGCTAGATGGGTACGGCCGACGCCTGGATGAGTGA
- a CDS encoding peptidylprolyl isomerase — translation MFRSIILLLCVLGASLALAQAYKPKPGETVMKLTIERRGDVFILLHTKQAPKTTAQIIRLANSGFYNGQKWFKVLKDPRPFLVQFGDPGSKTKPMNDPSLGNGGSGTKVAYEETGKRNVTGAVGLANKDGDRDSGDSQFYILLGDYGFLDGKYTVFGQVVSDMDVVRGIKLGDKVTSVVILRG, via the coding sequence GTGTTTAGATCGATCATTCTCCTGCTGTGCGTGTTGGGCGCCTCTCTTGCGCTTGCCCAAGCGTACAAGCCCAAGCCCGGAGAGACGGTGATGAAACTCACTATCGAGCGTCGCGGCGACGTCTTCATTCTGCTGCATACGAAGCAGGCTCCCAAGACGACTGCGCAGATCATCAGGCTGGCCAACTCCGGATTCTACAACGGACAGAAGTGGTTCAAGGTGCTCAAGGATCCGAGGCCGTTCTTGGTCCAGTTCGGCGACCCGGGATCGAAGACCAAGCCGATGAACGACCCGAGTCTCGGCAACGGCGGCTCTGGGACGAAGGTCGCCTATGAAGAGACTGGAAAGAGAAACGTCACGGGTGCCGTCGGCCTGGCGAACAAAGACGGCGACCGAGACAGCGGGGACAGCCAGTTCTACATCCTGTTGGGCGACTACGGATTCTTGGACGGCAAGTACACGGTGTTCGGGCAGGTCGTTTCAGACATGGACGTCGTTCGCGGGATCAAGCTGGGCGATAAGGTAACTTCAGTCGTGATTCTTCGCGGCTGA
- a CDS encoding ABC transporter permease — MTVPKTLRTLRNIILRLLYGAVSLLFIIFITFIADEMVPGDAATILAGDKATEAQVIRLRKAMGLDRAWPVRFVEYVGEISHGDFGKSYRAPYEPVVDIVKRDLPMTAKIAGCAILLASAIGLVLGTFAALNENRATDRVALSLSTLGVTLPNFVLAPLLVLVFVEWLDYLPLRWQVPELQVAPQIYYLILPVVVMAARPVAMLTRLTRASMLDTLQQEFVRLGIAKGVPAFRLYLVHALRNAILPVLTGIGTSFGYLLTGSFIVERFFLLPGLGREAIEAIQQRNTPVIMACVIVTGAMFIVINLVVDIVQQLVDPRIRESQI; from the coding sequence ATGACTGTCCCAAAGACGCTTCGAACGCTTCGCAATATCATTCTGCGGCTTCTTTACGGCGCCGTCAGCCTGCTGTTCATCATCTTCATTACGTTCATCGCGGACGAAATGGTGCCTGGCGACGCCGCGACGATTCTCGCCGGCGACAAGGCGACGGAAGCCCAGGTCATTCGCCTTCGCAAGGCGATGGGACTTGATCGTGCTTGGCCGGTTCGATTCGTCGAATACGTCGGTGAGATTTCCCACGGCGACTTTGGGAAGAGCTACCGTGCGCCGTACGAGCCGGTCGTCGACATTGTGAAGCGCGACCTGCCGATGACCGCGAAGATCGCCGGCTGCGCAATCCTGCTGGCAAGCGCGATCGGACTGGTGCTGGGAACGTTCGCCGCGTTGAATGAGAATCGAGCGACGGACCGCGTCGCGCTCAGCCTGAGCACGCTGGGGGTGACTCTGCCAAATTTTGTGCTGGCGCCGCTCCTGGTGCTCGTTTTCGTGGAGTGGCTCGACTACTTGCCGCTGAGGTGGCAGGTTCCGGAGCTACAGGTCGCGCCGCAGATTTACTACTTGATCCTGCCGGTCGTGGTCATGGCTGCCCGGCCGGTGGCCATGCTGACCAGGTTGACCAGGGCGAGCATGCTCGACACGCTCCAGCAAGAGTTCGTTCGGCTCGGCATCGCCAAGGGTGTGCCAGCGTTTCGACTGTACTTGGTCCACGCGCTGCGCAACGCCATCCTCCCCGTGCTGACAGGCATCGGTACAAGCTTTGGCTATCTTCTTACCGGCTCGTTCATCGTCGAGAGGTTCTTTCTGTTGCCGGGGCTCGGGCGAGAGGCCATCGAGGCGATCCAGCAGCGCAACACGCCGGTGATCATGGCCTGCGTGATCGTAACGGGGGCGATGTTCATCGTGATCAACTTGGTCGTGGACATCGTACAACAGCTCGTTGACCCTCGCATTCGGGAGTCGCAAATATGA
- a CDS encoding ABC transporter permease: MKKRLDILFWCGVGFLFLIAVLALFGPTIRYDPVALGEKFLLPSGEHWLGTDELGRDVFARVAYGARMSLLVGFVVQIAALIIGITLGATGVFAPKWIRVPVLRLTDAMFAFPDILLAILIIGIWGMGLAPVIIALSVTAWPAVARLVRTQMASLKDREYVIASRALGAGTFYLVIKHILPHLWGIVLAVAMIDMAGIILAESALSFLGIGIQSPTPSWGNMINHARDQLDSHPIMLLWPCLALSLTIFALNFVGDGLRSLIDPKNR; this comes from the coding sequence ATGAAAAAGCGGCTCGATATCCTGTTTTGGTGCGGCGTAGGTTTCCTGTTCCTGATCGCCGTGCTGGCGTTGTTCGGACCAACGATTCGGTACGATCCGGTAGCGCTCGGCGAGAAATTCTTACTGCCGTCGGGCGAGCATTGGTTGGGAACGGACGAACTGGGGAGGGACGTTTTCGCGCGGGTAGCGTACGGCGCCCGCATGTCGCTGTTGGTCGGCTTTGTGGTGCAGATCGCGGCTCTGATCATCGGGATCACGCTTGGAGCGACTGGGGTTTTCGCACCGAAGTGGATTCGGGTGCCGGTCTTGCGGTTAACCGACGCGATGTTCGCGTTCCCGGACATCCTGCTGGCGATTCTGATCATCGGGATATGGGGGATGGGGCTAGCGCCGGTGATCATCGCGCTGTCGGTAACCGCTTGGCCTGCGGTTGCGCGCCTAGTGCGAACGCAGATGGCCAGCCTCAAGGACAGAGAGTATGTCATTGCGTCTCGGGCTCTTGGGGCCGGGACTTTCTACCTCGTCATCAAGCACATTCTGCCGCACTTGTGGGGGATCGTCCTGGCGGTTGCGATGATCGATATGGCTGGCATCATCCTGGCCGAGAGCGCTCTGAGCTTTCTCGGAATCGGCATTCAGTCGCCGACGCCCAGTTGGGGGAACATGATCAACCACGCGCGGGATCAACTCGACTCGCACCCGATCATGTTGCTGTGGCCGTGTCTCGCTCTGAGCCTAACGATCTTTGCGCTGAACTTCGTTGGTGACGGGCTGCGGTCGCTCATCGATCCGAAAAACCGTTAA
- a CDS encoding S41 family peptidase: protein MKLVSKAFTVFVALCLCFSLGFSWRDVRKGSAPSAAAFRKLLTGNFSSTETPTQLFQRHYNIILSSFYRPVDEQQLTHAGMTGLLASLGDPHTVFMEPELAEDFAIETSGNYAGVGARLRGDDLGAKAVTVFKDGPADRAGLQVGDIVVKVDDLNVSGMGVDQIVDFVRGDEGTAVTLTVMREGVAQPIEIRIVRGYVVVPTVDGRILPDSNVAYIKIDSFGEPTAQQFKTILQGLDGRDPAGLVIDLRNNPGGLLDITVEMLSLFVDRKLAVTLKRRGSRGERLFTRRGRTLGINYPITVLVNRNSASAAEIFSGVLRDYHLATIVGEHTYGKASVQNVILLRDLSTAKITNGRYFLPSGENISRKVDADGVYVSGGIKPQVLAEATLGTFWEIGDPESDVVLQAAIKLIEEKNRR from the coding sequence GTGAAGCTGGTCTCCAAGGCGTTCACCGTTTTCGTGGCGCTCTGCCTCTGTTTCTCGCTAGGCTTCTCGTGGCGAGACGTTCGGAAGGGATCTGCTCCGTCTGCTGCCGCCTTCCGCAAACTGCTGACCGGCAACTTCAGCTCGACGGAGACGCCGACGCAACTGTTCCAACGACACTACAACATCATCCTGAGCAGCTTCTACAGGCCGGTGGACGAGCAACAGCTGACCCATGCGGGCATGACCGGTCTCCTGGCATCTCTAGGAGATCCGCACACGGTCTTCATGGAGCCGGAGCTAGCGGAAGATTTCGCGATAGAAACAAGTGGCAATTACGCGGGCGTTGGCGCTCGGCTTAGAGGGGACGATCTGGGCGCGAAGGCAGTGACCGTGTTCAAGGACGGTCCAGCGGATCGCGCCGGGCTGCAGGTCGGCGACATCGTCGTGAAGGTCGATGATCTCAACGTCAGCGGGATGGGGGTCGACCAGATCGTCGACTTTGTTCGAGGAGACGAAGGCACCGCCGTTACCTTGACCGTTATGCGCGAAGGAGTCGCCCAGCCAATCGAGATTCGCATCGTTCGCGGTTACGTGGTCGTGCCGACTGTTGACGGCAGAATCTTGCCGGACTCAAACGTTGCGTACATCAAGATCGACTCGTTCGGCGAACCCACTGCCCAGCAGTTCAAGACCATCCTGCAAGGCTTGGACGGACGAGACCCCGCAGGACTGGTCATCGATCTGCGAAACAACCCCGGAGGTCTGCTCGACATCACGGTCGAAATGCTGAGCTTGTTCGTGGACCGCAAGCTTGCCGTGACGTTGAAGCGGAGAGGCAGCCGCGGCGAACGCCTTTTCACGCGGCGCGGTCGGACGCTTGGAATCAACTATCCGATCACCGTACTGGTCAACCGTAACAGCGCGAGCGCCGCTGAGATATTCTCGGGAGTCTTGCGCGACTATCACTTGGCAACCATCGTCGGCGAGCACACGTACGGAAAGGCCTCGGTTCAAAACGTCATCCTCCTGCGCGATTTGAGCACCGCCAAGATTACGAACGGACGGTACTTCCTGCCGAGCGGAGAGAACATCAGCCGTAAAGTCGATGCCGACGGAGTGTACGTGTCCGGTGGAATCAAGCCGCAAGTTCTTGCCGAAGCGACCCTGGGCACCTTCTGGGAAATAGGCGACCCAGAGAGCGACGTAGTGCTGCAAGCTGCCATCAAGCTGATCGAAGAGAAGAACCGGCGTTAA
- a CDS encoding PDZ domain-containing protein, whose product MDHVKRNLLATSGLLCALFAVAGGALLRARMDTGPGVDIGGSITMAGIVAPGAAASIPEAQMFYQLSMLLEKEFVDPVKHDDSLAVGAIRSMLANLADSSSFFMDTERFRAYSRRLRGEFEGIGVELRLVYNEEELEKAQRQLIGGRDLLQDSDSAVDWEILIPDLIVSAVAPGGPAEQAGLQVGDLILSVDGKWIPSSDDALYWRELRGHRDAGDLTPEEFLELALLLIEKAEQAISAPRAIEQLSAGESGQVALKWMRGEDEFTATIDKSLTKVPAVSWDGNRLTLRFFKGAAEELRRTGVPNGRIEIDLRNSGQGDFGVMTECLNLLAPAGIYGAIRREKPGEPTVLESTGTAKGREIVLHVDGSVRGAAEVFALALSAHGSAELRGPATAGDLAWIRVATLPTGVGYVLRTGTFSTDISSEEVTS is encoded by the coding sequence ATGGACCACGTCAAACGCAACTTATTGGCAACCAGCGGATTGCTCTGCGCCCTGTTCGCGGTAGCCGGCGGTGCGCTGTTGCGCGCCCGCATGGACACCGGTCCGGGCGTGGATATCGGTGGTTCGATAACGATGGCTGGCATCGTGGCGCCTGGAGCGGCGGCGAGCATCCCCGAGGCCCAGATGTTCTATCAGCTTTCGATGCTGCTCGAGAAAGAGTTCGTCGATCCGGTCAAACACGATGACTCCCTCGCCGTCGGCGCGATCCGCAGCATGCTTGCCAACCTCGCAGACAGCAGCAGCTTCTTCATGGACACCGAGCGGTTTCGGGCGTACTCTCGGCGGTTGCGAGGCGAGTTCGAAGGGATCGGCGTCGAGCTGCGGCTCGTTTACAACGAAGAGGAGTTGGAGAAGGCGCAACGCCAGTTGATCGGCGGTCGAGATCTGCTGCAGGACAGCGACTCCGCCGTGGACTGGGAGATTCTCATCCCTGATCTCATAGTCTCAGCGGTCGCGCCAGGCGGTCCAGCGGAACAGGCTGGCCTCCAGGTCGGAGACCTCATACTGTCCGTCGACGGCAAGTGGATTCCAAGCTCGGACGACGCGCTTTACTGGCGAGAGCTTCGGGGGCACCGCGACGCTGGAGACTTGACCCCAGAAGAGTTTCTTGAGCTAGCCCTGCTACTGATTGAGAAAGCAGAGCAGGCGATCTCGGCCCCTAGAGCGATTGAACAGCTCAGCGCCGGGGAGTCAGGTCAGGTGGCTCTCAAATGGATGCGCGGAGAAGACGAGTTCACGGCGACGATCGACAAGAGCTTGACCAAAGTTCCTGCTGTCAGCTGGGACGGAAACCGGTTGACGCTTAGGTTTTTCAAGGGTGCGGCTGAAGAGCTGCGACGAACCGGAGTACCGAACGGTCGAATCGAGATCGATCTTCGAAACAGCGGTCAAGGCGACTTCGGCGTCATGACCGAGTGTCTGAACTTGCTCGCGCCTGCAGGAATTTACGGCGCGATCCGCAGAGAAAAGCCCGGCGAGCCAACGGTTCTTGAGTCCACTGGAACCGCTAAAGGCCGCGAAATCGTGCTGCACGTCGATGGCAGCGTTCGCGGCGCGGCGGAGGTGTTCGCGCTAGCGCTCTCAGCGCACGGATCGGCAGAGCTGCGCGGACCTGCGACCGCAGGAGATCTTGCGTGGATCCGCGTCGCTACATTGCCCACGGGCGTGGGTTACGTACTTCGAACGGGCACCTTCAGCACAGACATCAGCTCCGAGGAGGTCACGTCGTGA
- a CDS encoding RpiB/LacA/LacB family sugar-phosphate isomerase: MKIILTSDHAGYALKTKLASWAAENGHEVTVVGAPNVDAYDYPDAADEACDAILAGQSQFGVFVCGTGTGICMRANRHRGIRAAHCVSAEMARLAREHNHANVLCLGQSMTDEETSVEILKSFLSEPEDTAERRIRRVRKLDGNGQLASSCKKE; encoded by the coding sequence ATGAAAATAATCTTGACCTCTGATCACGCCGGATACGCGCTCAAAACCAAGCTCGCGTCGTGGGCTGCCGAAAACGGCCACGAGGTAACCGTCGTCGGGGCTCCCAATGTTGACGCGTACGACTATCCAGACGCGGCCGACGAGGCGTGCGACGCAATACTGGCCGGCCAGTCCCAGTTCGGTGTTTTTGTGTGCGGTACAGGGACCGGGATCTGTATGCGCGCCAACCGGCATCGGGGAATTCGGGCCGCGCACTGCGTATCGGCGGAAATGGCGCGGCTGGCCCGCGAGCACAACCACGCCAACGTTCTATGTCTGGGTCAATCGATGACGGATGAGGAAACGTCGGTCGAAATCCTGAAGAGCTTCTTGAGCGAGCCCGAAGATACAGCTGAAAGGCGCATTCGCCGGGTTCGTAAGCTTGATGGGAACGGTCAACTGGCTTCGAGTTGTAAGAAAGAGTAA
- a CDS encoding S-methyl-5'-thioadenosine phosphorylase, whose protein sequence is MSAAEIGVFGGSGFYSLLDDVTEIKVDTPYGPPSDSVMLASVGGKRVAFLPRHGRKHTIPPHMINYRANVWAFHSLGVKAVVSPCACGSLQERIAPGSFLVTDQFVDRTKGRPETFYDGPITTHVSAADIYHPELRRLTIEAIKANGIACHETGTVVVIQGPRFSSKAESAWFTKMGWDIINMTQYPEGYLCHELGMGVVNFGLVTDYDSGVVVGAEAVTAHNVLEVFKKNAANATKVVLDLIKSMPDDLSVFSTAEGLQFTRGDGHAISEYDVRIFD, encoded by the coding sequence GTGAGCGCCGCCGAAATTGGCGTGTTCGGGGGTTCGGGGTTCTACAGCCTGCTGGACGACGTGACGGAGATCAAGGTGGACACCCCATACGGTCCGCCGAGTGACAGCGTGATGTTGGCCAGCGTTGGCGGGAAGCGCGTCGCATTTCTTCCGCGCCACGGTCGAAAGCACACGATCCCGCCCCATATGATCAACTACCGAGCTAACGTCTGGGCCTTCCACAGCCTCGGCGTCAAGGCGGTGGTCAGCCCGTGCGCGTGCGGCTCTCTTCAGGAGCGGATCGCCCCCGGCAGCTTTCTGGTTACCGATCAGTTCGTCGATCGCACAAAGGGCCGCCCTGAAACGTTTTACGACGGCCCGATAACGACGCACGTCTCTGCTGCAGACATCTACCACCCAGAGCTTCGGCGTCTAACGATCGAGGCCATCAAGGCGAACGGAATCGCCTGCCACGAAACTGGGACGGTGGTCGTCATCCAAGGGCCACGGTTTTCGAGCAAGGCGGAGAGCGCATGGTTCACGAAGATGGGCTGGGACATCATCAACATGACCCAGTACCCCGAGGGGTACCTCTGCCACGAACTCGGAATGGGGGTCGTCAACTTTGGGCTCGTGACCGACTACGACAGCGGCGTCGTCGTCGGAGCGGAAGCGGTGACTGCCCACAACGTCTTGGAGGTGTTCAAAAAGAACGCCGCCAACGCGACCAAGGTCGTTCTCGACCTCATCAAGAGCATGCCAGACGACCTCTCGGTGTTCTCGACAGCGGAGGGTCTGCAGTTCACTCGCGGTGACGGACACGCGATATCCGAGTATGACGTGCGCATATTCGACTAG
- a CDS encoding ABC transporter substrate-binding protein: MFLRIGVISVLAALVLAALALNACRQQTPVGRTPQAKSYSVLVSLSPSTSELVAGNGGMGLLQGRTSACDFPAGLRRAIVVVDNGEIDYEKLETIKPDLVIFDSNLYSDEKIAKIEQLGFEMMPMEASTLDEFIDYSYRLASKIGLESNISKYLDRVITARNTALSAGNPTLKVAIVIGDREGGYMIAGKNTFQADVVRSVGGSPVGPDASMFVALNLETLIVENPDIIISAENAADILADERFTTVNAIRNKRVFDFEEPAILLRAGKRVDMMIDILSGLMSLSGSEGQK; encoded by the coding sequence ATGTTTCTACGAATCGGCGTGATATCCGTTCTGGCAGCGCTCGTTCTGGCAGCGCTCGCGCTGAACGCTTGTCGGCAGCAAACGCCCGTTGGCCGGACGCCGCAGGCGAAGTCGTATTCGGTCCTTGTCAGCCTGAGCCCGAGCACTTCCGAACTCGTCGCTGGGAACGGCGGAATGGGACTGTTGCAAGGCCGAACCTCGGCGTGCGACTTCCCGGCCGGCCTTAGAAGAGCCATCGTCGTCGTCGACAACGGTGAAATCGACTACGAGAAGCTGGAGACAATAAAACCGGACCTCGTGATCTTCGACAGCAACCTGTACAGCGACGAGAAAATTGCCAAAATCGAGCAGTTAGGGTTTGAGATGATGCCGATGGAGGCCTCGACGCTAGACGAATTCATCGACTACTCGTACCGGCTCGCGTCAAAGATCGGACTTGAATCGAACATTTCGAAGTACCTCGACAGGGTGATCACGGCCCGGAACACAGCTCTTTCCGCGGGCAATCCAACTCTGAAAGTAGCTATCGTCATCGGCGATCGAGAAGGCGGCTACATGATCGCCGGGAAAAACACCTTCCAAGCCGATGTCGTTCGATCTGTAGGCGGATCGCCAGTCGGGCCGGATGCTTCCATGTTCGTCGCGCTCAATCTGGAAACGCTGATCGTCGAAAACCCAGACATCATCATTTCTGCGGAGAACGCGGCAGACATCCTGGCAGACGAGCGATTCACGACGGTGAACGCGATCAGGAACAAGCGCGTGTTCGATTTCGAGGAACCGGCCATTCTCTTGCGCGCGGGAAAGAGGGTGGACATGATGATCGACATCCTTTCAGGTTTGATGTCTTTGAGCGGATCTGAGGGACAGAAGTGA
- a CDS encoding tyrosine-type recombinase/integrase encodes MACGVAGASGRVDRALLILLRYTGIRPKSARELIWSELEEGDMMFVRKQNAKRPSGEKPIPVPSVAAQAIRALPKTSMFVFPSKRTERAWSETWVSKQWRKAQKDAGLTVRHLYDLKHLRITELRAGLMDDVKVAAAAGMKSVESVQNSYAQIDRAELHRQVDSMNKV; translated from the coding sequence TTGGCCTGCGGAGTCGCCGGAGCTTCTGGCCGAGTCGATCGCGCGCTGCTGATTCTCCTGCGCTACACGGGCATCAGGCCGAAGTCCGCGAGGGAATTGATTTGGAGCGAGCTCGAAGAAGGCGACATGATGTTCGTGCGCAAACAGAACGCCAAGCGGCCGTCGGGAGAGAAGCCGATCCCAGTGCCCAGCGTCGCCGCACAGGCTATCCGCGCACTGCCCAAGACGAGCATGTTCGTATTCCCGTCAAAGCGCACAGAACGCGCGTGGAGCGAGACTTGGGTCAGCAAGCAGTGGAGGAAGGCGCAGAAGGACGCAGGACTGACAGTCAGGCACCTGTACGACCTCAAGCACCTGCGGATCACCGAGCTACGCGCTGGCCTGATGGACGACGTGAAGGTCGCTGCGGCGGCGGGCATGAAGAGCGTCGAGTCCGTCCAGAACAGCTACGCTCAGATCGACCGCGCAGAGCTGCATCGACAGGTCGATAGTATGAACAAAGTATGA